The stretch of DNA TGGAAGCAACTTTGGTTCATAAGTAGCTGCTCGTTCGCTTGTCGCTCCGCCTACTGACACACACTCAGAGccttctcaaacaccctaatcaactcctccttgggctccaGACCCACACTGATCCGCACCAGGTTTCTATCCACTCCAAAGCTTTCGACAAAGTCCAGCTCTCCGTAGTGAGCCAGAATGGCGTAGGGACACGTGAGGGTGAAGTTTGTGCCCAGCGAAGGACCCTTGGCAGTCTGAAGAGTGTCAAAAAACCGCTTGGCTGAGTCCTCGTCGTTCAAAACAATCGACACGAGTCCTCCATAACCTCCATTCTCCGTCTTGATGGCCTCATAGTGATGCTTGGAAGGCGCAGTCTTGGGGTAAAACACCTTCTTAACAAGAGGCGACTTTTCCAACAACTCAACCACAGCCTCGGCGTTTTGGTTAATGTGGCTGTTTCGTTCGGCAAAGTCTCGTGAGTTTCGCTCCAGGTAAATGGCGTCTTCGCCCCAAACTGTGTCTTCATATTGGTGTTCGAGAGTCTCCTGGAACTTGGAGTACCATGGAGACTTTGAATTCAGCACGACACAGCCTCCCATGACGTTGGAATCGCCAGAAAAGACCTTTGTGAGCGAACTAGCAACCACGTCGGCGTAGTCGTGCACATCAATGTTCAACATGTTGCCCACAGTGTCGTCGACAATAATGGCAAAATTGTACTTATCAGCAAGAGCTCTGAGTCGTTTGAGGTCAGGAGTCTTGAGTAGAGGGTTGCTGGGCACCTCGCAGaacaaggccaagatcttctcttccttgCACAGtctctccacctcgtcAATATCGACATCTTCTCCATTGCCCAGAAAATGAACACCAGGGCCGAATTTTCGCAGGATATTGAGAGTGTCGACGTACGGGAATCCGAAGCAGATTGATTTGTGGTCGCCAGCGATCTCCAGTATCGCTCTATGGGCTGAAAAGATGGCGGTCATGCCGGTGGGGTACAGGAACACGTCATTCTGCGAGCAGTGTTTGATCTGGCTAGAGATTCGCTTTTGTagagcctccttggcctctgCGGCGAACTTGCCGT from Yarrowia lipolytica chromosome 1D, complete sequence encodes:
- a CDS encoding uncharacterized protein (Compare to YALI0D17402g, similar to uniprot|Q86ZL4 Podospora anserina putative cystathionine gamma-synthase, similar to Saccharomyces cerevisiae STR2 (YJR130C) and YML082W; ancestral locus Anc_4.354), translated to MGFSILPPTEVGCPIPENTPHAVSVTLPTWEATVAYEEGEDWVVQKMSSGYPRFFVHSRIQELCAWAEQRYGRPGECAWAFPTFEIAKRCRDFVRARSDHKKIRIMQLTTPHNDEGVPPVTIVFVFVPVALKPICKQYWQHTGEGISSRLGEFCLEEFSVIPKTDGHVKDYNAFHGSKFEEKVSAKPISESAEMQTFVEERFGRNLDGKFAAEAKEALQKRISSQIKHCSQNDVFLYPTGMTAIFSAHRAILEIAGDHKSICFGFPYVDTLNILRKFGPGVHFLGNGEDVDIDEVERLCKEEKILALFCEVPSNPLLKTPDLKRLRALADKYNFAIIVDDTVGNMLNIDVHDYADVVASSLTKVFSGDSNVMGGCVVLNSKSPWYSKFQETLEHQYEDTVWGEDAIYLERNSRDFAERNSHINQNAEAVVELLEKSPLVKKVFYPKTAPSKHHYEAIKTENGGYGGLVSIVLNDEDSAKRFFDTLQTAKGPSLGTNFTLTCPYAILAHYGELDFVESFGVDRNLVRISVGLEPKEELIRVFEKALSVCQ